Part of the Pedobacter roseus genome is shown below.
AATAAAAAAACAATTCCTCTGAGCATATTAAAAGCAAATGCAGAAAAAGCTTTGGGTGGAAAGAAAAAAGTTACTTTCATGTCGAGTTATGCCCAGGCCGATCGCGCCTGGGAGTTTGGCACTTATAAGCCTGGCAATCCTAAAGCATTCTGGTATTTCGATTCGATAGATTATTACGATCTCGTACTCATCAACCCATATACGGGCAAGGTAACCCTGGTATCCGATTATAAATACGAGTTTTTCGGCATTATTAAAATGCTGCACTGGAGTTTTCTTATTAACCACCCCATCGGGCAGCAGATTATCGGCTGGAGCACCATCATTTTTGTTTTTCTGTTAATCTCCGGTATGGTGATGTGGTGGCCTAAAAACCTCAAAAAATCAAACTTCGATAAAAGTTTCAAAATCAAATGGAAAGCCAAATTTAAGCGCATCAATTACGATATGCACAATGTACTGGGCTTTTATGTAATGATTATTTGCCTGATGCTGGCGCTAACCGGCCTGGTGTGGGCCTTTCAATGGTTCCAGAATACGGTGTATGTAGTGGCTTCGGGTAGTACTTCGCCTCCCAAAGAAATGGTTGCCAAATCAGACTCAACCAAAACCATTAAGGCCATTCCTTTTGATGTAGCTTTCGAAACCGCACAAAAGACGTTTAAAAATGCAGATCGCATCGGGATGTCGCCAGCCGAAGGTGGTACAGCAACCATTTATGCAACCGGCTACAAAGGCAAAGAAACCTATTGGAATTTTGATGTTTTGCTCTTCGATCAATATACGGGTAAATTGCTGGCGCGAAAAAACCAAAACGATAAAAATGCAGGTGAAGCGCTTATCGGCATGAATTACGATATCCATGTTGGCGCCATTTTAGGTCTTCCCGGAAAAATTATGGCATTTTTTGCAAGCCTTATTGCAGCAAGTTTACCCATTACCGGTTTTATCATCTGGTGGGGCAAAAAGAAAAAGAAGAAAAATCCCGCAGCAGCGGAAAATTAATCACAACCTAATTAATCATAAAAATGAAGTTTTTGAACCTAATTTTAGTGTTAACCGGTTTAATCACCCTTAATACTAGCGCACAAACAAAAGTAGATTCTCCGGAAGAAAAATTGGAAAAAGATAGAAAAGCCATTAAATCTTTAGCGGGTTTTTATGAAGTTAATTTCAACTATGGCGAAGTAACCGCTCCTGATCCTAATTACAAATTCAGTAAACCTTACGAAAGTCATGGTAACGAATGGGCCGAAATTATTGTTGATGAGCCTAAACGAATCGTGATTCAGCACATGCTGGCCATTAATGATACTACAGTAATTAAACACTGGCGCCAGGATTGGACTTATGAAGATACCGACATCATGCTTTATACCGAAGGTAATGCATGGAAAAAAGGAAATTTAACATCAGCCGATGTAAAAGGCAAATGGACCCAAAAAGTGTATCAGGTAGATGATAGTCCACGTTACCAGGGTTATGGCACCTGGAGCCACGTTGGCGGTCATGACGCCTGGCAGAGCGAAACCGATTCTCCCTTACCAAGAAGAGAATCGACCGTGCGTAAAGATTACAATGTACTAAACCGTGGCAGCAGGATTACCATTACCAAAGATGGCTGGATGTTCGAGCAGGACAATAAAAAAATTGTACGCTCGGCCAGTGGCGATAAGTTATTGGCAGTTGAAAAAGGTTATGAGGAATTTACCAAAATAGACCCTAAAACCTTTGCCAATGCACAAAAATGGTGGGCAAGCCAAAAATCTTACTGGGCAGATGTTCGTGGCGTATGGGCCGATATTATCGGATCTCAAAACACCTTTAAAGTACAAACCATGGCAAACGGCAAATTACTTTACGAAACGCTTTTTAGCTTAGGCGATCAGTCTATCAAAGAAAAATGGACGGCAGCGCAGAACAAAGAAAAAATTAAAACAGCTTTGCAGCCTTATCTGGTAAAGTAAAAAAGATTAATTTATAGATAATGGTTGGTGGATTAATGGCAAGAGCTGTTAAACATCAACCATTTTTTTATTAGTTATAAATTCTATCCGCATTTGTCAATTTGAGTTTCCAGAAAAGTCCGATCTTGTGGATACAAAATACTGATAAAGCTACAAATCTGTCATCAACTC
Proteins encoded:
- a CDS encoding DUF6607 family protein, with product MNLILVLTGLITLNTSAQTKVDSPEEKLEKDRKAIKSLAGFYEVNFNYGEVTAPDPNYKFSKPYESHGNEWAEIIVDEPKRIVIQHMLAINDTTVIKHWRQDWTYEDTDIMLYTEGNAWKKGNLTSADVKGKWTQKVYQVDDSPRYQGYGTWSHVGGHDAWQSETDSPLPRRESTVRKDYNVLNRGSRITITKDGWMFEQDNKKIVRSASGDKLLAVEKGYEEFTKIDPKTFANAQKWWASQKSYWADVRGVWADIIGSQNTFKVQTMANGKLLYETLFSLGDQSIKEKWTAAQNKEKIKTALQPYLVK
- a CDS encoding PepSY-associated TM helix domain-containing protein, which codes for MSPTKPLQKKTKKSRIRRISDWLHLWLGIASGLVVFHLGITGCIFTFQKEITEFIHRKEFFVEVPANKKTIPLSILKANAEKALGGKKKVTFMSSYAQADRAWEFGTYKPGNPKAFWYFDSIDYYDLVLINPYTGKVTLVSDYKYEFFGIIKMLHWSFLINHPIGQQIIGWSTIIFVFLLISGMVMWWPKNLKKSNFDKSFKIKWKAKFKRINYDMHNVLGFYVMIICLMLALTGLVWAFQWFQNTVYVVASGSTSPPKEMVAKSDSTKTIKAIPFDVAFETAQKTFKNADRIGMSPAEGGTATIYATGYKGKETYWNFDVLLFDQYTGKLLARKNQNDKNAGEALIGMNYDIHVGAILGLPGKIMAFFASLIAASLPITGFIIWWGKKKKKKNPAAAEN